The Humulus lupulus chromosome 4, drHumLupu1.1, whole genome shotgun sequence genome has a window encoding:
- the LOC133830141 gene encoding uncharacterized protein LOC133830141: MGKKTKKPGKGKEKTEKKTAKAEEKRARRETKKLSPEDDIDAILLSIQKEEAKKKEVHIEENVPAPSPRSNCTLNINPLKDTELILYGGEFYNGNKTFVYGDLYRYDIEKQEWKLISSPNSPPPRSAHQAIAWKNYLYIFGGEFTSPNQERFHHYKDFWMLDLKTNQWEQLNLKGCPSPRSGHRMVLYKHKIIVFGGFYDTLREVRYFNDLYVFDLDQFKWQEIKPKPGAMWPSARSGFQFSVFQDEVFLYGGYSKELSSDKNSSEKGNVHSDMWSLDPRTWEWNKVKKSGMPPGPRAGFSMCVHKRRALLFGGVVDMEVEGDVIMSLFLNELYGFQLDNRRWYPLELRKEKSTTKKLKKISEQKCNGDDKTYSIDDEELEMNDKDEKSEYDEACNMEINIEQMSQHMTTSMAVDENGTSSKSELPEVVKPCGRINSCMVVGRDTLYLYGGMMEVKDQEITLDDLYSLNLSKLDEWKCIIPASKAEWVEASEDENDDDDEDDSDDEGDSGSNSDESDDDDDDDDDDMEISKDESVQMGDAVALIKGGGKKLRRKEKRARIDQIRASLGLSDSQRTPVPGETLRDFYKRTNMYWQMAAHEHTQHTGKELRKDGFDLAEGRYRELKPILDELAILEAEQKAEEAEAPETSAKKRGKKKR, translated from the exons ATGGGGAAGAAAACGAAGAAGCCCGGAAAAGGAAAAGAGAAAACAGAGAAGAAAACTGCCAAAGCAGAGGAAAAGAGAGCTCGCAGAGAGACCAAGAAGCTCTCTCCCGAGGACGACATCGATGCCATTTTG TTAAGTATACAAAAAGAGGAAGCTAAGAAGAAGGAAGTTCATATTGAGGAAAATGTCCCAGCTCCTTCTCCTCGATCAAACTGTACG TTGAACATAAATCCTTTGAAAGATACTGAATTGATCCTCTATGGGGGTGAATTTTACAATGGTAACAAG ACATTTGTCTATGGTGATCTGTACCGGTATGACATTGAAAAGCAGGAATGGAAATTAATTTCGAGCCCTAATAGTCCACCTCCTCGCAGTGCTCACCAAGCAATTGCTTGGAAGAATTATCTCTATATCTTTG GTGGAGAGTTCACATCCCCAAATCAAGAGAGGTTCCATCACTACAAG GACTTTTGGATGCTTGACCTAAAGACAAATCAATGGGAGCAACTTAATCTAAAAGGGTGCCCAAGTCCGCGGTCTGGTCATCGAATG GTACTATACAAGCACAAGATCATTGTTTTTGGCGGTTTTTATGACACTCTTAGAGAAGTGAG GTATTTTAAtgatttatatgtttttgatcTGGATCAATTCAAG TGGCAAGAAATAAAGCCGAAGCCTGGAGCCATGTGGCCAAGTGCCCGAAGTGGTTTTCAGTTTTCTGTTTTCCAGGATGAG GTTTTTCTATATGGTGGCTATTCCAAAGAACTTTCATCTGATAAGAACAGCTCTGAGAAAGGAAATGTCCATTCAGATATGTGGTCCCTTGATCCTAGGACTTGGGAATGGAACAAG GTAAAGAAAAGCGGGATGCCTCCTGGACCTCGTGCTGGGTTTTCCATGTGTGTTCATAAGAGACGAGCTTTACTATTTGGAGGAGTGGTGGATATGGAAGTTGAAG GTGATGTGATAATGAGCTTGTTCTTGAATGAACTCTATGGCTTCCAATTAGACAACCGGCGTTG GTATCCATTGGAGTTACGGAAGGAGAAGTCAACAACAAAAAAG CTAAAAAAGATTTCTGAACAGAAATGTAATGGTGATGACAAGACATATTCTATTGATGATGAGGAACTTGAAATGAATGACAAAGATGAGAAATCAGAGTATGATGAGGCGTGTAACATGGAAATCAACATTGAACAGATGTCCCAGCATATGACCACAAGCATGGCTGTAGATGAAAATGGAACATCGTCCAAATCTGAATTACCTGAG GTAGTGAAGCCCTGTGGACGCATCAATTCTTGCATGGTTGTTGGTCGAGATACATTATATTTATATGGAGGCATGATGGAGGTTAAAGATCAGGAAATTACACTTGATGATCTGTATTCTCTTAATCTCAGCAAACTTGACGAATGGAAGTGCATCATACCG GCTTCAAAAGCTGAATGGGTGGAAGCCTCCGAGGATGAAAATGATGACGATGATGAAGATGATAGTGATGACGAAGGTGATAGTGGTAGCAATAGTGATGAGAGTGATGATGATGACGATGACGACGATGATGACATGGAG ATTAGCAAGGATGAATCGGTTCAAATGGGGGATGCTGTTGCTTTAATCAAGGGTGGAGGAAAGAAACTTCGAAGGAAGGAGAAACGGGCCAGGATAGATCAGATAAGAGCCAGTCTCGGCCTTTCTGATTCGCAAAGAACTCCAGTG CCTGGAGAAACATTAAGAGATTTTTACAAACGTACAAACATGTACTGGCAAATGGCCGCACATGAACATACTCAACACACTGGAAAG GAGCTTCGAAAAGATGGTTTTGATCTCGCTGAAGGTCGATACAGGGAGCTCAAACCTATTCTAGATGAG CTCGCCATTTTGGAGGCAGAGCAGAAGGCTGAAGAAGCAGAAGCACCTGAGACTAGTGCAAAAAAGAGAGGCAAGAAGAAAAGATAA